In one window of Campylobacter coli DNA:
- a CDS encoding RDD family protein: MKEDLLTRLERENLTIASFNKRILAYFIDNLVLSLIVFVIFYDKLLNAKDLFDTAQILGDFYLGFLLLHITYQTIFTYLYGASLGKMVCKIIILDEDLLDKPNLNQSCIRSIVRQISDMAFMLGFAWALSNDLRKTWEDYLARTIVVNVA, from the coding sequence ATGAAAGAAGATTTGCTTACGCGTCTTGAGCGAGAAAATCTTACCATTGCTAGCTTTAACAAAAGGATATTGGCATACTTTATTGATAATCTTGTACTTTCGCTGATTGTATTTGTTATTTTTTACGACAAATTGCTTAATGCTAAAGATTTGTTTGATACAGCTCAAATTTTAGGTGATTTTTACTTAGGATTTTTATTGCTTCATATTACCTACCAAACAATTTTTACTTATTTATATGGAGCAAGTTTAGGAAAAATGGTGTGCAAAATCATTATTTTAGATGAAGATTTATTAGACAAGCCCAATTTAAACCAAAGCTGCATACGCTCAATCGTAAGACAAATAAGCGATATGGCATTTATGTTAGGCTTTGCTTGGGCTTTGAGCAATGATTTACGCAAAACTTGGGAAGATTATCTAGCAAGGACAATAGTAGTTAATGTGGCGTAA
- a CDS encoding 1-aminocyclopropane-1-carboxylate deaminase/D-cysteine desulfhydrase codes for MLVSPIEKIQFQGFEFYIKRDDLLGEINGNKARKLAFYLSQNYDQGQRFISYGGIQGNALVALSIFATKRNLILVYACEKIPAYLRNNPCGNYKLALENNVYFIENHSDKDLKTFALSLCEKDDIFIEQGVANLNAESGYIQLAKEIESQSKNLGLDFDIFLPSGTGTSAAFLAKNSKFKVFTCACVGDEYYLKTQILNLIKNYDFSNLEILKSDKKYHFAKPYLEFYQLYKDLKQECLVEFDLLYDMLGLSIALKREWKNPLLYIHQGGISGNSSMLERYIFKYCKDK; via the coding sequence ATGTTAGTTTCTCCCATAGAAAAAATTCAATTTCAAGGATTTGAATTTTATATCAAGCGTGATGATTTGCTAGGAGAAATCAATGGAAACAAAGCTAGAAAACTTGCTTTTTATCTTTCTCAAAACTATGATCAGGGTCAACGCTTTATAAGTTATGGTGGCATTCAAGGTAATGCTTTGGTAGCACTTAGTATATTTGCGACTAAAAGAAATTTGATTCTTGTTTATGCTTGTGAAAAGATTCCTGCTTATCTAAGAAATAATCCTTGTGGAAATTATAAATTAGCCTTAGAAAACAATGTTTATTTTATCGAAAATCACAGCGATAAAGACTTAAAAACATTTGCGCTTTCTTTGTGTGAAAAAGATGATATTTTTATAGAGCAAGGAGTTGCTAATTTAAATGCCGAATCAGGTTATATTCAACTGGCCAAGGAAATAGAAAGTCAAAGTAAAAATTTAGGTTTAGATTTTGATATTTTTCTACCCTCAGGCACGGGAACTTCGGCTGCATTTTTAGCTAAAAATTCCAAATTTAAAGTTTTTACTTGTGCTTGTGTTGGAGATGAGTACTACCTTAAAACTCAAATTTTAAATCTTATTAAAAATTATGATTTTTCGAATTTAGAAATTCTAAAAAGTGATAAAAAATATCATTTTGCTAAACCTTATTTAGAATTTTATCAGCTTTATAAAGATTTAAAACAAGAATGTCTAGTAGAATTTGATTTACTTTATGATATGCTAGGATTGAGTATAGCCTTAAAAAGAGAATGGAAAAATCCCTTGCTTTATATCCACCAAGGAGGAATTTCTGGAAATTCCTCTATGTTAGAAAGATATATATTTAAATACTGCAAAGATAAATAA
- a CDS encoding polyribonucleotide nucleotidyltransferase: protein MQYSIEINGNLEVFDIEKVAKQAAGAVLMRQGKSVVLATVAREEKPVEEDFLPLTVQYIEKAYAAGKIPGGYVKRETKPSDAETLTARIIDRSLRPLFPKGYAYPTQIVVMVLSADPQVDLQVMSLNAASVALYLSDIPMKAPVCGVRIGRIEEKFVLNPNNEELKNSTLDLYVAGVKDELLMIEMRALPNQKEDEIFIEAPYADVLTQTTSQSMNELSEDEILEALSLAQKAILNGSNAYEEAFLKHKKSSDLNFKDEIENFELLAFIENNFHDQIAQAINQMAKSERASELNKIAEKILNFESATKWDEESILNALAKVKHKIVRSQILNTKKRADGRNLNEVRPITIETNILPNAHGSCLFTRGQTQALVVATLGSENDAQMVDVLTEKNPINERFMVNYNFPGFSVGEASPIKAPGRRELGHGNLAKRALYPSIDENYPYVIRLVSEILESNGSSSMATVCGGSLALRAAGVPSLKLVAGVAMGLIFEGDQYAILTDIMGLEDHDGDMDFKVAGSKDGITALQMDIKLGGIDQKILKEALYQAKEGRIHILNIMEEALKEIVVNEEVLPKLELFNVDPSKIVDIIGQAGKTIKEIIEKFGVSIDLDREKGEVKIAGNENEQIKAAKDYIINITSSQKNNKRGFKEKDLSDFEIGEEFEGKVKKITNFGAFIELKNGIDGLLHNSKSKNLNLSENQILKVKVSEIKNGKISVDLCE from the coding sequence ATGCAATACAGTATAGAAATTAATGGTAATTTAGAAGTATTTGATATAGAAAAAGTAGCTAAACAAGCTGCAGGTGCTGTACTTATGCGACAAGGAAAAAGTGTCGTTTTAGCTACAGTTGCAAGAGAAGAAAAGCCTGTTGAAGAAGACTTTTTACCTCTAACTGTTCAGTATATAGAAAAAGCTTATGCAGCAGGAAAAATCCCAGGTGGTTATGTTAAAAGAGAAACTAAACCAAGCGATGCAGAAACCTTAACTGCACGCATCATAGACAGAAGCTTGCGTCCACTTTTTCCAAAAGGATATGCTTACCCAACTCAAATTGTCGTAATGGTTCTTTCTGCTGATCCACAAGTTGATCTACAAGTTATGAGTCTAAATGCAGCAAGCGTAGCACTTTATCTTAGCGATATTCCTATGAAAGCTCCTGTTTGTGGAGTTCGCATAGGACGCATAGAAGAAAAATTTGTCCTAAATCCAAACAATGAAGAGCTTAAAAATAGCACCCTTGATCTTTATGTAGCAGGGGTTAAAGATGAACTTTTAATGATAGAAATGCGTGCTTTACCTAATCAAAAAGAGGATGAAATCTTTATCGAAGCACCTTATGCAGATGTTTTAACTCAAACAACTTCACAAAGCATGAATGAACTTAGCGAAGATGAAATTTTAGAAGCACTAAGCCTAGCTCAAAAAGCTATATTAAATGGCTCTAATGCTTACGAAGAAGCTTTTTTGAAACATAAAAAATCAAGCGATTTAAATTTCAAAGATGAAATAGAAAATTTCGAACTTCTCGCCTTTATAGAAAATAATTTTCACGATCAAATCGCACAAGCTATCAATCAAATGGCAAAAAGTGAAAGAGCGAGCGAATTAAATAAAATCGCTGAAAAAATATTAAATTTTGAAAGCGCAACAAAATGGGATGAAGAAAGCATTTTAAATGCTTTAGCAAAAGTCAAACATAAAATCGTTCGTAGCCAAATTTTAAATACAAAAAAAAGAGCGGATGGTAGAAATTTAAATGAAGTGCGTCCTATCACCATAGAAACAAATATTTTACCTAATGCACATGGCTCTTGCCTTTTTACACGCGGACAAACCCAAGCTTTAGTTGTAGCGACTTTAGGCAGTGAAAATGATGCGCAAATGGTTGATGTGTTAACCGAAAAAAATCCTATCAATGAACGCTTTATGGTTAATTATAATTTTCCAGGCTTTTCAGTAGGCGAAGCAAGTCCTATCAAAGCACCTGGAAGAAGAGAATTAGGACATGGAAATTTAGCTAAAAGAGCCCTTTATCCAAGCATAGATGAAAATTATCCTTATGTTATCCGTTTGGTAAGTGAAATTTTAGAAAGCAATGGCTCTAGCTCTATGGCAACGGTTTGTGGAGGGTCTTTAGCTTTAAGAGCAGCGGGGGTGCCTAGCTTAAAACTTGTAGCAGGAGTAGCTATGGGGCTTATTTTTGAAGGCGATCAATATGCTATTTTAACTGATATTATGGGCTTAGAAGATCATGATGGGGATATGGATTTTAAAGTAGCAGGTAGTAAAGACGGTATCACAGCTTTACAAATGGATATTAAATTGGGCGGTATTGATCAAAAAATACTCAAAGAAGCCTTGTATCAAGCTAAAGAAGGTAGAATTCACATCTTAAACATCATGGAAGAAGCACTTAAAGAAATCGTTGTTAATGAAGAGGTATTGCCAAAACTCGAACTTTTCAATGTTGATCCTTCAAAAATAGTCGATATCATAGGCCAAGCTGGAAAAACTATCAAAGAAATTATTGAAAAATTTGGCGTTTCTATAGATTTAGATCGTGAAAAGGGTGAAGTAAAAATTGCGGGCAATGAAAACGAACAAATCAAAGCTGCAAAAGATTATATTATCAATATCACAAGCTCTCAAAAAAATAACAAAAGAGGCTTTAAAGAAAAAGATCTATCAGACTTTGAAATAGGCGAAGAATTCGAAGGAAAAGTCAAAAAAATCACGAATTTTGGAGCCTTTATAGAACTTAAAAATGGAATCGATGGTTTGCTTCATAATTCTAAAAGTAAAAATCTCAATTTAAGCGAAAATCAAATTTTAAAAGTAAAAGTAAGTGAGATTAAAAATGGTAAAATCTCTGTGGATTTATGCGAGTGA
- the purD gene encoding phosphoribosylamine--glycine ligase, which produces MKIMILGSGAREYSIALALKRVDENLEFYFAPGNGATESLGTNLNFKDPVVLATYAKEKDFDLCIVGSESFLAEGIVDIFKQHNIPIFGPTKAAAMLETSKSFMKSFLKKYRIKTAKFLNTNDIEKAKNFILSLTPPIVVKADGLCAGKGVIIAKTHEEAIEEASKMLSGESFGEAGKLIVIEEFLDGFELSIFAVCDGNDFVLLPAAQDHKKLLDGDEGPNTGGMGAYAPSSLANESLLRKIQKDIIIPTLAGMKKEGSEFCGVLFIGIMVVGNKPYVLEFNVRFGDPECEVLMPLIENPLELILATTQKRLRHTKIKIKKDYAVGVVCASENYPYKSSPKSEISITNIPENTHISYAGVSLEDGKLMADGGRVLVCVGTGSSIEEAQKKAYELCENVHFKGKQFRKDIAHQVIQ; this is translated from the coding sequence ATGAAAATAATGATTTTGGGTAGCGGCGCTCGTGAATATTCTATCGCTTTAGCTCTAAAGCGTGTGGATGAAAATTTAGAATTTTATTTTGCTCCTGGTAATGGTGCTACCGAAAGTCTTGGAACCAATCTCAACTTTAAAGATCCTGTAGTTTTAGCTACTTATGCAAAAGAGAAAGATTTTGATCTATGCATAGTAGGTAGTGAAAGTTTTTTAGCTGAAGGCATTGTAGATATTTTTAAACAACACAATATTCCTATTTTTGGCCCTACAAAAGCTGCGGCTATGCTTGAAACTTCTAAGTCTTTTATGAAAAGTTTTTTAAAAAAATACCGTATCAAAACGGCAAAATTTTTAAATACAAACGATATAGAAAAAGCAAAAAACTTTATATTAAGCTTAACGCCTCCTATTGTCGTTAAAGCCGATGGGCTTTGTGCTGGCAAAGGGGTAATCATTGCAAAAACCCATGAAGAAGCTATAGAAGAAGCATCTAAAATGCTTAGTGGAGAAAGTTTTGGTGAAGCAGGCAAGCTTATTGTGATAGAAGAATTTTTAGATGGTTTTGAGCTTAGTATTTTTGCAGTATGCGATGGTAATGACTTTGTGCTTTTACCTGCTGCACAAGATCATAAAAAACTTTTAGATGGAGACGAAGGACCAAATACAGGTGGTATGGGGGCATACGCTCCAAGCTCCTTAGCAAATGAAAGCTTGCTTAGAAAAATACAAAAAGATATCATTATCCCGACTCTTGCAGGTATGAAAAAAGAAGGTAGTGAATTTTGCGGGGTATTGTTTATAGGCATTATGGTTGTAGGTAACAAACCTTATGTTTTGGAATTTAATGTGCGTTTTGGAGATCCTGAATGCGAAGTTTTAATGCCTTTGATTGAAAATCCTCTAGAGCTTATTTTAGCCACTACGCAAAAACGATTAAGACATACTAAAATAAAAATCAAAAAAGACTATGCAGTAGGCGTAGTATGTGCGAGCGAGAATTACCCTTACAAAAGCTCTCCAAAAAGTGAAATTTCTATAACAAATATTCCTGAAAATACACATATTTCTTATGCTGGAGTAAGCTTAGAAGATGGCAAACTTATGGCAGATGGTGGGCGTGTATTAGTTTGTGTTGGTACAGGTTCAAGCATAGAAGAAGCACAGAAAAAAGCTTATGAGCTTTGCGAGAATGTTCATTTTAAAGGCAAACAATTTAGAAAAGATATTGCTCATCAGGTTATTCAATGA
- a CDS encoding low molecular weight protein-tyrosine-phosphatase: MKKIVFVCLGNICRSPMAEFVMKDLIKKANLEKEFFVTSAGTSGEHDGENMHYGTQNKLKSLDIKYQNFTSKKLTQVLCDESDFLITMDNSNFKNVQKNYKNTQNKLLKITDFASHLGYDEVPDPWYSGNFDETYQIISLACKNLLNHLQK, from the coding sequence ATGAAAAAGATAGTTTTTGTATGTCTTGGAAATATTTGTCGTTCCCCCATGGCCGAATTTGTCATGAAAGATCTCATTAAAAAGGCAAACTTAGAAAAAGAATTTTTTGTAACCAGTGCAGGAACCTCAGGAGAGCATGATGGAGAAAATATGCACTATGGCACTCAAAATAAACTCAAAAGCTTGGATATAAAATATCAAAATTTTACAAGCAAAAAACTCACTCAAGTACTTTGTGATGAAAGTGATTTTTTAATTACTATGGATAATTCCAATTTCAAGAATGTTCAAAAAAATTATAAAAATACTCAAAATAAACTTTTAAAAATCACTGATTTTGCTTCTCATTTAGGATATGATGAAGTTCCTGATCCATGGTATAGTGGGAATTTTGATGAAACTTATCAAATCATTTCTTTAGCGTGTAAAAATCTTTTAAATCATCTACAAAAATAA
- a CDS encoding LPS-assembly protein LptD — translation MWRKILFLSASLTLLDAAQVDIYALDAKKQGDILTANEDVVIFSDFYFITANKAIYNEKTGDLELFGDVNILRGQNERSHSNYAKINLNSNKANFNNFFFSNNNLEVWFQSKTSYLDENIFKSEISAVSSCNVEDPDWEIRFSEGWLNRENNFVHLYNAKLYVKDFPVFYLPYFGFSADTHRQSGLLIPKIVLKNSEGLYYEQPIYIAPYENWDLELNPQIRTNRGFGLYSTLRFVDSPYSMGEVNLGAFRENSSYYHDENLKNQSHYGAELKYARNDLIKTLLGDNFQEGLWVDATYLNDIDYLNLGSRDYRDLNSLVTSKINYFLADENNYYGAYAKYYIDTSALNNDNTLQEYPSFQYHRFLNNFFDERLRYSFDASFHNFYRPVGPYANQLNLNLPISYHNAFFDDFLHFTFTERFYASFLNYSHYPEKEHEHYFRNTHDFNLYTDLSKAYDNFFHTLNFGLGYILPGAKSGSISEDYLEESNKEEEHFGLYTTQYFYNNEGQKKIKHRLNIDYLNKQGSFDEISNLLSYYYNNNISFNSEIVYSDLQDRFTNIISQMEIKPNSKFNWSFSHAYQNDEYGKYSFIGTRANYLASANYHLFGGIWFDTQRAHANMWELGYTFQRKCWNYSLMYRERIDPQLTSAGITAKNQSGIYFIFNFYPLGGVKYDFSLAETESKI, via the coding sequence ATGTGGCGTAAAATTTTATTTTTAAGCGCTAGCCTTACCTTACTCGATGCCGCCCAAGTGGATATTTATGCACTTGATGCTAAAAAACAAGGAGATATACTCACTGCAAATGAAGATGTAGTTATTTTTTCAGACTTTTATTTTATCACCGCCAATAAAGCTATTTACAATGAAAAAACCGGAGATTTAGAACTTTTTGGTGATGTAAATATATTAAGAGGCCAAAATGAACGCTCTCATTCTAACTACGCTAAAATCAATTTAAATTCAAACAAGGCCAATTTTAACAATTTCTTCTTTTCTAATAATAATCTAGAAGTATGGTTTCAAAGCAAAACAAGCTATTTAGATGAAAATATTTTCAAAAGCGAAATTTCAGCTGTTTCAAGTTGCAATGTTGAAGATCCTGATTGGGAAATTCGCTTTTCTGAAGGATGGCTCAATAGGGAAAATAATTTTGTCCATTTATATAATGCCAAGCTATATGTTAAAGATTTTCCTGTATTTTATTTGCCTTATTTTGGCTTTAGTGCGGATACTCATCGCCAAAGTGGACTTTTAATCCCAAAGATAGTCTTAAAAAACAGCGAGGGTTTATATTATGAGCAGCCTATTTATATAGCGCCTTATGAAAATTGGGATCTAGAATTAAATCCTCAAATCAGAACCAATCGTGGCTTTGGACTTTACTCCACCTTAAGATTTGTTGATTCTCCTTATTCCATGGGAGAGGTAAATTTAGGAGCCTTTAGGGAAAATTCATCCTATTATCATGATGAAAATTTAAAAAATCAAAGTCATTATGGTGCAGAATTAAAATATGCTAGAAATGATTTAATTAAAACCTTACTGGGTGATAATTTTCAAGAAGGCTTATGGGTAGATGCTACCTATCTTAATGATATAGATTATCTTAATCTTGGCAGTAGGGATTATCGTGATTTAAATTCATTGGTTACTTCAAAAATCAATTATTTTCTAGCAGATGAAAATAATTATTATGGGGCTTATGCAAAGTATTATATCGATACTTCTGCATTAAATAACGATAATACCCTGCAAGAATACCCAAGCTTTCAATATCATCGCTTTTTGAATAATTTTTTTGATGAACGCTTGCGTTATTCTTTTGATGCATCTTTTCATAATTTTTATCGTCCCGTAGGCCCTTATGCAAATCAACTGAATTTAAATTTGCCTATTTCTTACCATAATGCTTTTTTTGATGATTTCTTACATTTTACTTTTACTGAACGCTTTTATGCTTCATTTTTAAATTATAGTCATTATCCTGAAAAAGAGCATGAGCATTATTTTAGAAATACACATGATTTTAATCTTTATACTGATTTATCTAAAGCATATGATAATTTTTTTCACACTCTTAATTTTGGTTTAGGGTATATTCTTCCAGGAGCCAAATCAGGAAGTATTTCGGAGGATTATCTTGAAGAATCCAACAAAGAAGAAGAACACTTTGGCCTTTATACTACTCAATACTTTTACAATAATGAAGGCCAAAAAAAAATCAAACATAGACTTAATATTGATTATTTAAACAAGCAAGGCAGTTTTGATGAAATAAGCAATTTATTAAGTTATTATTATAATAACAATATCAGTTTTAATAGTGAGATTGTTTACTCTGATCTTCAAGATCGTTTTACAAATATCATCAGTCAAATGGAAATCAAACCTAATTCTAAATTTAATTGGAGCTTTTCGCACGCCTATCAAAATGATGAGTATGGAAAATATAGCTTTATAGGTACTCGTGCAAATTACCTTGCTAGTGCAAATTATCATTTATTTGGAGGAATTTGGTTTGATACCCAAAGAGCACATGCTAATATGTGGGAACTTGGATATACTTTTCAACGCAAATGTTGGAATTATTCTTTAATGTATAGAGAAAGAATTGATCCGCAACTTACAAGTGCGGGAATTACTGCTAAAAATCAAAGCGGTATTTATTTTATTTTTAACTTCTATCCTTTAGGTGGAGTTAAATACGATTTTTCTTTAGCAGAAACGGAGAGTAAAATTTAA
- a CDS encoding DNA-deoxyinosine glycosylase — protein MSEFLTHPFKPFFDKDSKILILGSFPSVKSREDGFYYQHPRNRFWPILETLFDTRLENITKQQAFLKEKNIALWDVLQSCKIKNSDDKTISYAKANDLNLILSQAQIQAIFTTGKSAYQFFTKFHPHLKAIALPSSSPANLNFSFEQLLQSYKIIKNFIK, from the coding sequence GTGAGTGAGTTTTTAACTCATCCTTTTAAACCCTTTTTTGATAAGGATTCTAAAATTTTGATTTTAGGATCTTTTCCTTCAGTTAAATCAAGAGAAGATGGATTTTACTATCAGCATCCAAGAAATCGTTTTTGGCCTATATTAGAAACACTTTTTGATACAAGATTAGAAAATATAACAAAACAACAAGCGTTTTTAAAAGAAAAAAATATCGCCCTTTGGGATGTGCTTCAAAGCTGCAAGATTAAAAATTCAGATGATAAAACTATAAGTTACGCAAAAGCTAATGATTTAAATTTAATCCTTTCTCAAGCACAGATCCAAGCTATTTTTACCACAGGGAAAAGTGCTTACCAATTTTTCACTAAATTTCATCCTCATTTAAAAGCCATAGCCCTACCCTCAAGCTCTCCTGCAAATTTAAATTTTTCTTTTGAACAACTTTTGCAAAGCTATAAAATAATTAAAAATTTTATAAAATAA
- a CDS encoding DUF4230 domain-containing protein produces MELILLSLIVILLVFVIIKQFKNGSKTEEKDIHISNDITQLKSIGELSVFQVFSKEIVTKKDSAFNGIWKSILGWSLSERQIALIFEFEITFLYDLRDKNFEIIVLDNDYYKIIMPECKYKHSIIDMKFYDEKNAKFLPFLLPDSINSTGLSFSENDKNKLIREAKEEVKELSLNLIRNLESKIHKSARDTLEAIAKGFGAKKVEFEFKDNTQKLDIN; encoded by the coding sequence ATGGAACTCATTTTACTTAGTTTGATTGTTATTTTGCTTGTATTTGTCATCATAAAGCAGTTTAAAAATGGCTCTAAAACAGAAGAGAAAGATATTCATATTAGCAATGATATTACCCAGCTTAAATCCATAGGAGAACTCAGTGTTTTTCAAGTCTTTAGTAAAGAAATTGTTACCAAAAAAGATAGTGCTTTTAACGGAATTTGGAAAAGTATTTTGGGTTGGTCTTTAAGCGAAAGACAGATTGCTTTGATTTTTGAATTTGAGATTACATTTTTATATGATTTAAGAGATAAAAATTTTGAAATCATAGTTTTAGATAATGATTATTATAAGATTATTATGCCTGAATGCAAATACAAGCACAGCATTATAGATATGAAATTTTATGATGAAAAAAATGCTAAATTTTTGCCTTTTTTGCTGCCTGATTCTATTAATAGCACAGGACTTAGCTTTAGTGAAAATGACAAAAATAAGCTCATAAGAGAAGCTAAAGAAGAGGTTAAAGAATTGTCATTAAATCTTATTAGAAATTTAGAAAGTAAAATTCACAAAAGCGCTAGAGATACTTTAGAGGCTATAGCCAAAGGTTTTGGAGCAAAAAAGGTAGAGTTTGAATTTAAGGACAATACTCAAAAGCTAGATATAAACTAG
- a CDS encoding 4-oxalocrotonate tautomerase family protein encodes MPFVNIRITKENGEPTNEQKQELIAGVTDLLARVLNKNKASTVVIIDEIDTDNYGLGGKSITQVRKEKS; translated from the coding sequence ATGCCTTTTGTAAATATACGCATTACTAAAGAAAACGGCGAGCCTACAAACGAACAAAAACAAGAACTTATCGCAGGAGTAACGGATTTACTCGCTAGAGTTTTAAATAAAAACAAAGCCTCAACCGTAGTAATCATTGATGAAATCGATACAGATAATTACGGCTTAGGTGGAAAAAGTATCACCCAAGTAAGAAAAGAAAAAAGCTAG
- a CDS encoding MFS transporter, whose translation MENFNRTLWVCWFGVFTTSMGLSQIAPILPLYIKELGHTNTSEIAFYSGLAFGITPLGMAIFSPLWAYLGAKYGYKNMLLRASLGMSALTLWLSFAHDAMEVVLIRGLTGIVSGFTAAAVVFIAVIAPKEKVAYALGTLSTASISGSLLGPLFGGVVAEIFSISAVFDLVAFLLACSFVTIFLFIRERKIQKEAKKNTQEFKENKKLIVIIFITTFIIQFGTFGVMPILSLYVEQIYQGGNLALWAGVVVAASGISNLFFAPKLGKIADKIGPSKIIFGALIFCGICFYLQSLATNVYALIFVRLLIGIGLGGLLPCVNALLKKGVSAKNLSLVFGFNQTCQFLGNFCGAFGGGLITAHFSVELVFAFICCIFILNAIIFLIFERNYIFSNQGL comes from the coding sequence ATGGAAAATTTCAATAGGACTTTATGGGTATGTTGGTTTGGCGTATTTACTACAAGTATGGGACTTAGCCAAATCGCTCCAATCTTGCCTTTATATATCAAAGAATTAGGACATACAAATACTAGCGAAATCGCATTTTACTCAGGATTAGCTTTTGGAATTACACCGCTTGGAATGGCTATTTTTTCGCCCTTGTGGGCATATTTGGGTGCAAAATACGGCTATAAAAATATGCTACTTCGAGCAAGCTTGGGAATGTCGGCCTTAACGCTGTGGCTTAGTTTTGCCCATGATGCTATGGAAGTGGTTTTGATACGAGGTTTAACAGGCATTGTATCAGGGTTTACCGCAGCAGCTGTTGTTTTTATTGCTGTAATAGCACCCAAAGAAAAAGTAGCTTACGCCTTAGGTACGCTTTCTACTGCATCTATCAGTGGGAGTTTATTGGGTCCTTTATTTGGCGGAGTTGTGGCAGAAATTTTTAGTATTAGTGCTGTTTTTGACTTGGTAGCCTTTTTGCTTGCTTGTTCTTTTGTGACAATTTTTCTTTTTATTCGTGAGAGAAAAATTCAAAAAGAAGCAAAAAAGAATACTCAAGAATTTAAGGAAAATAAAAAACTTATTGTTATTATTTTCATCACAACTTTTATTATTCAGTTTGGAACTTTTGGGGTAATGCCTATTTTAAGTCTTTATGTAGAACAAATTTATCAAGGTGGAAATTTAGCTCTTTGGGCGGGTGTGGTTGTGGCTGCAAGCGGAATTAGTAATCTTTTCTTTGCGCCCAAACTTGGAAAAATAGCAGATAAAATCGGCCCTAGTAAGATTATTTTTGGTGCTTTGATATTTTGTGGAATTTGTTTTTATTTACAATCCTTAGCTACAAATGTTTATGCACTTATTTTTGTAAGATTGCTCATAGGAATAGGTCTTGGAGGGCTTTTGCCTTGTGTGAATGCTTTGCTTAAAAAAGGTGTTAGTGCTAAAAATTTAAGCCTTGTATTTGGTTTTAATCAAACTTGTCAGTTTTTAGGAAATTTTTGCGGTGCTTTTGGAGGAGGATTGATAACAGCGCATTTTAGTGTAGAACTTGTTTTTGCTTTTATTTGCTGTATTTTTATTTTAAATGCTATAATTTTTTTGATATTTGAAAGAAATTATATTTTTTCTAATCAAGGTTTATAA
- a CDS encoding OmpA family protein, which yields MKNEQEEGNFWIAYADLMAGLLFVFILLIGAIVVKYVLTQSDLREIKDNLNKQEARLEESKEELRNKEAIVFKLSSDLNNASSALNLINSQKAELEANITNYEQLSKELNSSIDSKDKQILILLGQLEKKDEEIRNLQESFDKAKEKVQNLSLIRENLSKELQAKLDSNITIDQKTGSISLPSEVLFDKDSYTLKNEAKASLRKILSEYFNAIINDPKILSNIENIIIEGHTDSDGSYIYNLDLSQKRAYEVMNFIYTFYKDTRLQKLLMASGRSFSDPVLVNGVEDKDKSRRIEIKFSIKNDNALKDVEKFFEFR from the coding sequence ATGAAAAATGAGCAAGAAGAAGGTAATTTTTGGATAGCCTATGCTGACTTGATGGCTGGGCTACTTTTTGTTTTTATCCTGTTAATAGGTGCTATTGTAGTTAAATACGTTTTAACTCAAAGTGATCTAAGAGAAATCAAAGATAATCTTAACAAACAAGAAGCACGCTTAGAAGAAAGTAAAGAAGAGCTTAGAAATAAAGAAGCTATTGTTTTTAAATTAAGCTCTGATTTAAATAATGCTTCAAGTGCTTTAAATCTTATAAATTCTCAAAAAGCAGAACTTGAAGCAAATATCACTAATTATGAACAATTAAGTAAAGAGCTTAATTCATCTATCGATAGCAAAGATAAGCAAATTTTGATTTTGTTAGGTCAGCTAGAAAAGAAAGATGAAGAAATTAGGAATTTGCAAGAAAGCTTTGACAAGGCAAAAGAAAAGGTTCAAAATTTAAGTTTGATTCGCGAGAATTTAAGCAAAGAATTGCAAGCTAAACTTGATAGTAATATTACCATAGATCAAAAAACAGGATCTATTTCTCTACCTTCTGAGGTATTATTTGATAAAGATTCTTACACGCTTAAAAATGAAGCCAAGGCGAGTTTAAGAAAAATTTTAAGTGAGTATTTTAATGCTATTATTAATGATCCAAAGATTTTATCTAACATAGAAAATATCATCATCGAAGGACATACAGATAGTGATGGATCTTATATTTATAATCTTGATTTATCTCAAAAACGCGCTTATGAGGTAATGAATTTTATCTATACTTTTTATAAGGATACAAGGTTGCAAAAACTTTTGATGGCAAGTGGTAGATCGTTTTCTGATCCTGTTCTTGTTAATGGGGTAGAGGATAAAGACAAAAGCCGCCGCATAGAAATTAAATTCAGTATTAAAAATGACAATGCTTTAAAAGATGTTGAAAAGTTTTTTGAATTTCGTTAA